A part of Vigna radiata var. radiata cultivar VC1973A chromosome 11, Vradiata_ver6, whole genome shotgun sequence genomic DNA contains:
- the LOC106777119 gene encoding zinc-finger homeodomain protein 1-like: MEFEDQEDQEEEQCMGAAAYDPTRVKLPLGPEAVMAAQPVRSTTNGGAGRARYRECLKNHAVGIGGHALDGCGEFMAAGTEGSLDALKCAACSCHRNFHRKESDGAGASVGVGDPYLVSHHPLHHGPPPQFAAYYRTPTGYLQVGGQARVAGTLALPSTSGGGGTQSTREDQEDISNPSAGGTGSKKRFRTKFTQEQKDKMLELAEKLGWRIQKHDEGVVQAFCNETGVKRHVLKVWMHNNKHTLGKKP, encoded by the coding sequence ATGGAATTTGAGGATCAGGAGGACCAAGAGGAGGAGCAGTGTATGGGTGCCGCAGCTTACGACCCCACCCGGGTCAAGCTTCCGCTCGGTCCGGAGGCAGTTATGGCGGCTCAGCCGGTCAGAAGCACCACCAACGGCGGCGCTGGGAGGGCACGCTACAGAGAGTGTCTGAAGAATCACGCTGTAGGCATCGGCGGCCACGCGCTCGACGGCTGCGGCGAGTTCATGGCAGCGGGGACGGAGGGTTCTCTCGACGCGCTTAAGTGTGCAGCCTGCAGCTGCCACCGTAACTTTCACCGCAAGGAGAGCGATGGGGCCGGCGCCTCCGTCGGCGTTGGGGACCCGTACTTGGTTTCGCACCACCCCTTGCACCACGGTCCGCCGCCTCAGTTCGCGGCATACTACCGGACCCCAACTGGATACCTTCAGGTGGGGGGGCAGGCGCGCGTGGCTGGGACGCTGGCGCTGCCGTCGACATCAGGCGGCGGTGGGACGCAGAGCACTCGGGAGGACCAGGAGGACATTTCGAACCCGAGTGCAGGAGGAACGGGGTCCAAGAAACGGTTCAGAACAAAGTTCACGCAGGAGCAAAAGGACAAAATGCTTGAACTTGCTGAAAAACTAGGGTGGAGGATTCAGAAACACGACGAGGGTGTGGTCCAAGCCTTCTGCAACGAAACTGGGGTGAAGCGTCACGTTCTCAAGGTTTGGATGCATAACAACAAGCACACTCTCGGTAAGAAGCCCTAG